The Streptomyces laurentii region CGGTCATGGACACCACCCCGTTCCGGGTGGACCGTCCGGCCGTGCTGGGCGAGAGCGCGCAGCCTGTCAGCGAGGAGACGGCATGAGCCCCAGGTGTGTCCGCGCCGAGTCCGACATCGTCGGGCGGCAGGACCGGCCGCTGCGGATCACTGTCGACGGCGAGCCCGTCGACGGCATCGCGGGCCAGACGATCGCGGGCGTGCTGCTCGCCGCCGGCCGGCTGGCCTGGCGACGGGGACGCTCCGGCGCGCCCCGCGGGGTGTTCTGCGGGATCGGGGTCTGCTTCGACTGTCTGGTGACGGTGGGCGACGAGCGCGACGTACGCGCCTGCCGCCGCCGGGCCCGCGACGGCGATGTGGTGACCACCCAGACCCGGCAGCCGGTGCCGGACCCGCTGCGGGATCCGGAGACCGTGTCGTCTCCGCGGCCGGAGACCGTCCAGGATCCGGCCCCGGAGACCCGGGAGAACGCCACGTCACCCGGAACGGAGGAGCGATGACGTGCCGTCATGTCGCGGTCGTCGGCGCGGGGCCCGCGGGCCTCGCAGCCGCGGAGGCCGCGCTGAGCGCCGGCGCCCGGGTGACGCTGATCGAATCGGCGGACCAGCCGGGCGGCCAGTACCACCGGATGCTGCCCGAGGCGTACGGCGCCACCCGCCCGGAGGCGCTGCAGCACGGCTGGCAGGCCTTCGACCGGCGCCGCCGCCGGATGCTCGCCCACCCCCGGTGCGCCTGGTGGTCCGAGACCTCGGTATGGGCGCTGGAGCGCCCGGCCCCGGACCACCCCGGAGTGCCGCGGGTGCATGTGCTGCGCGGCCCGGCCGACGGCGGCGGGCGGCGGCGTCTGACACTCGACCCCGATGCGCTGGTGCTCGCCGTAGGCGCCCATGATCGCGTCCTGCCCTTCCCTGGCTGGGAGTTGCCCGGTGTCTTCACCGCCGGTGCGGCGCAGGCGTTGGCCAAGGGTGAGCGGGTCGTGATCGGTGATCGGGTGGTGGTCGCCGGCACCGGACCGTTCCTGCTTCCGGTGGCGGCCTCGCTCCTGGAGGC contains the following coding sequences:
- a CDS encoding FAD dependent oxidoreductase (2Fe-2S iron-sulfur cluster binding domain; pfam13510;~FAD dependent oxidoreductase [Actinosynnema mirum DSM43827];~KEGG: vei:Veis_0721 FAD dependent oxidoreductase;~identified by MetaGeneAnnotator; putative) — protein: MSPRCVRAESDIVGRQDRPLRITVDGEPVDGIAGQTIAGVLLAAGRLAWRRGRSGAPRGVFCGIGVCFDCLVTVGDERDVRACRRRARDGDVVTTQTRQPVPDPLRDPETVSSPRPETVQDPAPETRENATSPGTEER